The Bacteroidales bacterium DNA segment TTTCTTACCAAAAACAAAAGAAATTCATTTTTTTGATATAAATAAAAACTACAAACAAGGAATAGATTGGTATGCCGGACATTTCAAAGATTCAGAAAATTATATTTGCAGAGGAGAGGTAACGCCAAATTATATGTTTGCTGATTATGTTCCTGAACGTATTTATAATTCAAGCAGAAAAGATATAAAACTGATATATATTCTTCGTAATCCTGCCGACAGAGCTTTTTCTCATTATAAAATGCGTGTAGGAAGAGGGTTTGAGAAAAACCCATTTAAGTATTCTGTTAAATTGAATGTAAAAGAACTGAATTTAAAATCGAAAGAGACAGATCACAATTATATTACAAGAGGATTTTATAGCGAGCAAATTAAAAGGTATTTAGAATATTTTGAAATAAAGAACATGTTTTTTATACTTTTTGAAGAAGATTTTTTAAGTAATCGAAAAAAAACAATTCAAAACCTATTGAAATTTCTACAAGTAAATGAAAACGAGAAAATTGGGATTGATATTCAAAGCATTCCGGGTGGTAAATCAAAATCAGAGAAAGCAAATAAAATCCTAAATACTCCACATCCGATAAACCAATTTGCAAAAAAAATAATCCCAAGTAAAAAACTAAGAACAAATATCAAATATTTTATAACTAAACTAAATCAAAAACCAACTGCTGATAAATCAGAACTTGAAGAAATACGACCGTTTTTGATAAATGAAATTTACAAAGACAGTATTTTAGAACTTGAAAAAATAATAAACAGAGATTTGTCATCTTGGTATAATATATAATATGGAACCAATTATAATAATAGGAATGCATCGTGCCGGAACTTCGTTGCTCACAAGAATTTTACAACAATCAGGAGTTTTTATCGGAAATGATACAGATAATAACAACGAGTCACTATTTTTTTGTAAATTAAACGATTGGGCATTTTTTCAAGCCGGAGCAACATGGGATAATCCATATAATCTCAACTTGATTTCTGAAAACTTTATTTTGGAAGTAGCTGCAAATTTCAAAAAACATCTTCAACACCGAGGAATTAAGAAATATCACAGGGATTTCAAAAAACTTCAAAATTCAGATGCATTATGGGCATGGAAAGATCCGCGAAACACATATACAACAGAAATTTGGAAACAAATTTTCCCTAATGCTAAATTTATTCATATTTACCGAAACCCTGTTGATGTTGCAGAAAGTCTCAGACAAAGAGAAATTCAATTTCAAAAAATGAAAGGAACTCAAACAAAAACCGGCATTAGAAAAAAAATAAATGAATATCTACTTGTAAAAAATCGTATTTATACACAATCATTAAGAGTAAATAATATCGAAGAAGGAATAAAATTATGGGATGAATACACAACAAAAGCATTATCAATAAAAAATAATTGTAAACACTTGTCTTATGAAAATCTGCTTAAAGACACTAAAAATCAGATGGCTTCAATTTATAATTTTCTGAATATTGACATAAACAATAAACATATTGATAATATTTTAAAAGGAATAAATAAAACACGAAGAACAGCATTTATTAATAATGATGAATTGGTAAATGAATACAGAAGAATTCAAAAATCGAAACTTGTTTGTAAACTTAAGTATGATAAATTAATATAAATGCCGAAAGTCTGCATCATATCAGTTAACTACGGAAATTGGGATGACACCATTGAATGTTACGAAAGTATTAAAAAAAATACTTTCAAAGATTTTAATGTAATAACAGTTGATGTTGCTGATAAAAACAACTCTTTTCAAAAATTAAATAATTGGCATAAAAACAATACTGAACAATTTCATCTTTTACAATTAAATGAAAATAAAGGATTTGCCTATGCTAATAATTTTGCATTGAAGTATATTATCAATAATTTTCAAACCGAATTTATTTGGATTTTAAACAATGATACTATTATTGATCCTGATGCTTTACATGCTCTGTTTGAGTATTATGCAAAGCATTCCCAAACAGGCAAAATCGGCTTTATCGGTTCAAAAGTATTGGAATATAATTCTCCGGAAATTATTCAAACAGTAGGCGGCAGTTTTAATAAAAAAACAGGCTATTCAATATTAACAGGAAAAGGCGATAAAGATGAAGGACAATATGATAACATCATTTTAAAACCGGATTATGTAATAGGTGCTTCAATGTTTTTTCACATTGATTTAATAAAAGACATCGGATTTATGCCCGAAGATTACTTTTTGTATTATGAAGATATTGACTGGTGTCTTACGGCAAATC contains these protein-coding regions:
- a CDS encoding glycosyltransferase family 2 protein; protein product: MPKVCIISVNYGNWDDTIECYESIKKNTFKDFNVITVDVADKNNSFQKLNNWHKNNTEQFHLLQLNENKGFAYANNFALKYIINNFQTEFIWILNNDTIIDPDALHALFEYYAKHSQTGKIGFIGSKVLEYNSPEIIQTVGGSFNKKTGYSILTGKGDKDEGQYDNIILKPDYVIGASMFFHIDLIKDIGFMPEDYFLYYEDIDWCLTANLNGLTNYTCTESIVLHKQGKSTENKYTKKTSNLNTRKYMYSSYLKLYRKHFKNYMYIAYLILIKQLAGRLFHLQFREACIILKTIFRR
- a CDS encoding sulfotransferase domain-containing protein, with the protein product MNLPTFILAGAQKAGTTSMFNILKQHSQIFLPKTKEIHFFDINKNYKQGIDWYAGHFKDSENYICRGEVTPNYMFADYVPERIYNSSRKDIKLIYILRNPADRAFSHYKMRVGRGFEKNPFKYSVKLNVKELNLKSKETDHNYITRGFYSEQIKRYLEYFEIKNMFFILFEEDFLSNRKKTIQNLLKFLQVNENEKIGIDIQSIPGGKSKSEKANKILNTPHPINQFAKKIIPSKKLRTNIKYFITKLNQKPTADKSELEEIRPFLINEIYKDSILELEKIINRDLSSWYNI
- a CDS encoding sulfotransferase, whose translation is MEPIIIIGMHRAGTSLLTRILQQSGVFIGNDTDNNNESLFFCKLNDWAFFQAGATWDNPYNLNLISENFILEVAANFKKHLQHRGIKKYHRDFKKLQNSDALWAWKDPRNTYTTEIWKQIFPNAKFIHIYRNPVDVAESLRQREIQFQKMKGTQTKTGIRKKINEYLLVKNRIYTQSLRVNNIEEGIKLWDEYTTKALSIKNNCKHLSYENLLKDTKNQMASIYNFLNIDINNKHIDNILKGINKTRRTAFINNDELVNEYRRIQKSKLVCKLKYDKLI